Within the Scyliorhinus canicula chromosome 6, sScyCan1.1, whole genome shotgun sequence genome, the region gtgcggagtctgcacgtcctccccatgtgtgcgtgggtttcctccgggtgctccggtttcctcccacaatccaaagatgtgtgggttaggtggattggccatgctaaattgcccatagtgtcctaaaaagtaaggttaaggggggggttattaggttacgggtatagggtggatacgtgggtttgagtagggtgatcatggctcggcacaacatcgagggccgaagggcctgttctgtgctgtactgttctatgttctatgttctatgttgtgagtGACAACAGGtcttgttttagctgtaaagtgTGACAACACTGCATAGTCACATATGATTTTAATCACTTTACGTtcagtccattgtaccctgaggaCAATGGAAAAGCCGAAAAAGATATACATATTtttaagcaattgttgaagaaggcaatggacagccaatctgatccatatctcacactattgagttacagagcatCACCATTGCCACGTCGTAGATcgacagcagagttactcatgaatagaaggttgcgtaccacacttccatacttggcacAGAAAGAGGAGAATGCAATGGTACTGCAAGAAGtgcaaattattaaaaaaaaacaaaagcagttaTTTGATAGAGTGTCTAGAAATTTACCTCCTCTGAGTAATGATGACATTGTGtgaatagaagattcaggcaattggtcgaaaAAATCcactgtacttgaagaagtagcgcTCTTTTCCTACAATATACAGGcagaggatgggttggttttaagaagaaatcattgcgtgctcttgaaaaccagagaagactttcacaacaacctGATGGATGCCGAATCTACGCCAGAATCAACGTTAGCTGCAGTGTCAGACAGTTCAGTAGTTCCTGAgtatgagaatgtcatggagaacattgaatctacaagctctgagcagcaaggtcaaactttgagatgaTCAACCAGAATCAGAAGAAAAACCTGATCAACTCAATTCAtaaatttggactatttgtatatACTATGCTTCCTGTTCTTGTATATTTGtaaaccagttttaaaaattaaaaaaaaaatactgttagactcataggctcatgatatcacatgtaaatatactgatgataatgtatgaatttattccttcaaatgaAAGGGGATGTTGTGATattatggttgtgttgtaattcaccaactaaccactagtgaatgttaaagtcaggtgacgccctcagactggctggaggaagctggaaaTGGATTGCGTTTGCttgatcttactgttattcattggttgttttgtatttagtttacccacagttaatgctaataaatcatttatagctttagctacaagtgttcttgtaatataaatcaggccatctgacaagaacattacagtctGGATGATGTTGCTTACGCTGCTGACAGCCTCTTCCACCTGTGCCCAAGCTGAGCGAATGGTGGTGGCTGGCAGACTACGTCCCGGACTGGTGTACAGGGTCaccagcctctcctccacagcgtcaAGCAGGCTCCAAGCTTGGCTTCTGTAAAATGGTGTGCACTCTCCTTGATGCCAACcaattggctgggatggtatgtgtggacagtgaagtgtgtatatgcggctgcagcttttaAGCCTCCTCAGAGTCAATTGTGAATCCGCGAAGCccacactgtttctcattggaaccgATTGTGTTCCGCAGGGCGCCAGTGCTATCCCCTTAACAGTCATTGAAtttgtccaggtgtggcgccagttttgatgTCGCAGAACTCCGTGAATTCTTACCTGTCGAGATCACTTAGTCtcaggaccagagaattccgccaccTACTTCTTACTCTGACAACTAATGAGTGACTGGTGGATAAAGGGTTGAGTAGTAGTGCTGGTAATTAATCACCTCTGAAATCAGGCCATACGCAGGGTGCACTTCAACATTACTCGTACCACTAGGTTTTAGAAGAGAACACAAGTCTCTTTTGCTCTAGTTGTTTTTTCAACAGATTAGATTATTTGGAAGGAATTGGAGGATGCGCAACAGGGTTTGTTGCTTCTCATGGGAGTACCAATGAGCAGAATGACTGTAACCAGCATATGAGGCGGGTCAAGTCACCCAGTAGCTCCTGATACCCTTCATGCTCTCGGGAATTTTGAGGCTGCGATCAAGGTATTAATATTAAGTGATCAATAAGtgccacttatcagggttaataTCGCATGAATGCCCTTATTGGCACCTTTCCCGATTTCTTGCATTGTGAATGAAAGGTTCATAAACTGTTTCATCTGTGCATCTCTCTTCATCGGAGCATATTCATATCTGTTGCGTGGCCCttgacctgccccctcccccagtgcaatGCACCAATGGTCCCATTCAGAGAACTCACCAGCTGAGTCCATCCTCATTTAAATTATTCTCTGCTCCATCACTTCATGCTGTGAGATGGTGGTGCTGAAGCCTCAGTGACAGACCTGCTTGACTTCTCCCTGTGCGAGTGTGCAAATCCCTCCCAAAGTCCTCGTGGAGTAGAATGTAAAGGTTTATTTCACTCTATGACATCTCAATCCTTATACTGAAAACCTTAACCCACTGTGATCATAAATGTGCCTATGACTGGCTGGATCttgacaccaccacccccaccaccccttcttGAGGGCTCTCGCACAGTGTTATATAGAAACCACCCGAAGTACCTCCTCATGTAGCACTCCAGTCAAAAGTGAGTCCTCCCTGCCTCTGCAGTGCAGGACCTTCCCTGAAGCTCTTTGTAACGCTGCAGTCTAAATGCCCATTCCTCACGTGGAGGTCCCACTCTGCAGCTTCCTATGCTGTCGCAGCCCAAACACCAAACTCCCATTCCTTGTGTCGGGGCCTCACCCTGTAGCTGGCCCGGAGCCAACCCTACCTTACTGCTGCTTGTGGAGGAGATAATTAATTGAGCATGAGAGTGAAAGTTGACAACAGTGCCACCTGCCCCACTTACATCCAGAGCAGGAAGACATGCAGACAGCCTCCCCACCCCGTTTCCATAATTGAGGCTCATCAGTGGGAAATTAatgtccacttaagggcctcattccacCAGTGCTGATATTCACCTGGCAGTGGAGGGGGTACTAAATATGCAAGAAGCCAGAAAGCAAACACTGTCAGATTTGTTCAGTTTCCAGGGTGAGATGCTGGAAGGGGAAGAAGACTTCATTGTCAACCACTCAATGCCTAATCAAGTTACGCAGCTCTGGGAAGTGGGAGAGGACCCTACTATAGCTAATCCCCATATCCTTGCTGCTGCCTGTACTCCCTTGCTgaaggttggtttagctcagttggctggacagctgggtcTTGATGCAGAGCGATACCAACATAAcattgtaccggctgaggttattcatgcccccttgcctgaggtagtgatcctcaggttaaatcaccaccagtcagcctccCCTTCAAAGGGAAAACAGCATTTGGTCATCTTGGACTATTGTGACTTTATTTGTTCTCCCTTGCAATCTCCACCCGGTGGGGTTTCACCCTCCCCCAATACTATTCAACTGTGGCCGGGATCACTCATTTTCATGGTACTCAAGTGTGTGAATTGTTAGTCGCAAAGGAACATAAGAATGTGGATCAGGGATTGACCATtaggcctcttgagcctgctctccCATTTGTTGAGAAAATGGCTGATCTCATGGTAGCATCTACCTTCCTGTCTATCTTtaaaacctttgactcccttctcAGTCACAAATCTGACtctgccttaaaagtattcaatGACCCTCCATTGCTCTCTGTGGAAAATTTCACAGACTCAGGACCCTCTAAGAGAAAAGCATTCTCATCTTTTTTATACATTGTTCCATACTTCTAGAGTCCACTCCTTTtagcattcaccctgtcaagtcccttcagaatttcatatagaattatagaatttacagtgcagaaggaggccattcagcccatcaagtctgcaccggctcttgaaaagagcaccctacccaaggtcaaaatctccaccctatccccataatgcagtaaccccacccaacaccaagggcaattttggacactaagggcaatttatcatggccaatccacctaacctgcacatctttggactgtgggaggaaaccggagcacccggaggaaacctacgcacacacagggaggatgtgcagactctgcacatgagatcaactctcattcttcaaaaatgCAATGGACATAAGCTCAACTTTTCAGAACACTTCTTTTCAGATAATCTTGAAGAATCGGTCATCAGGGCTGATAATGAGATGTGTACTGTACTTTTggacccgattttggcatcggagccGATTCTCCAGCAGATCGCGTTTCACGATTTCAGCATGATgtcacagagaatccagcccaaggtaccGGTCTTACCCTAAAGAATAGGTCTGTCGCCCCTGAATCCACATAAACTTTAGCTTGTAGTCCTTATCACAGAAGACATTCCCGTATTTTATTATTGGTTTGGACAGTCCCCTCGTACACTTGAAAACTCTCAGCTCACTTCAACTTGATTTCTTTCATCCATCACTGTTATCACTGGGAGTTGGGTAGACTGTTGTCCATAGCTTACAAGTACCATTGCAATGCgttttatttttattgcttcTCCATATAAGTCTTTTAAGTGCTCTTGCAGGTCAATGGTTGGACACCTTCACTTAGGTACTGAAATGAATTCTCATCCATCATAGTGACTGATGACCCAGATCCAATtccatcttaataataataattataattgcttattgtcacaagcatgcttcaatggcagcacggtggcgcagtgggttagccctgcagccccacatcgccgaggtcccaggttcgatcccggctctgggtcactgtccgtgtggagttttcgttccgtgtttgtgtgggttttgccccacaacccaaacatgtgcaggcttggtagattggccacgcaaaattgcctcttaatttgaaaaggttaattgggtactctaaatttatttttaaaaagtcggcttcaatgaagttactgtgaaaagccccttgtcgccacattccggcacctgttcagggaggccggtaagggaattgaacccgtgctgctggccattttctgcattacaagccagctgtttaggccCCCCTTTCACCCGGAGCATTACAGCAATAGGACCTATCTTGCCTGCTTTCAGATTAAACAGAGAGTGAATAGAGAATCACTGGTTCTAAGCTCTTCCACAATGTATTTTTGCAGCATCATGATTGATCGATTAGTTGGCGACCTTGACTGCACCCCTATTGTGACAATGAAAACATTCAGTCTCCATAAACACACATGATTCAATAGTGTGGTTGACTCCTTATTGTTAAAATTCCATTTTAAGAATTACTGACTGATTGCCTATTCTGTAGTTTGTAGCTGAAATGTTTTCCTGCTTCACAGCGACTTCAGTGGTTTTGGTGCCATGGTTTTCTATAAGTTCCTTCCCTAAGTGGTGAACAACACCATTTTATGTGCTCTGCAGGTCCTGTGCACTTTTTGCAGCACTTTCCATGGCCATCACTATCTCCATTGCTCGTTTCAAATTTACCTTGCCCTCTGTAAGCAATCTGCGTTGAATGATGTTGTTCATGCCACAGATGAACCTGTCCCATAACATGTTGTTTAGGTTGGCTCCAAAATTACAATACTTCATGATTGCTTCAGTCTAACAGTGTAAGTAGTAATCAATTCACTTccaaattaaatttgaatctctGGAGTATGACTGATGATTGAGGGTGCAGTTGAATATTCACTAAATCCATGAGCCCACTAAATTATCTGGAGTTGGTCTCACTTGGGGCAGTAAGACTGCAAATAAGGTTATAGGTCTGAGTTCCACAAGGAGAATTACTTTGTGTTTCATCGCCTCTCCTCTTTGTTTGCATGGAAATCATACCCAAGGGGCTCAACTTATTGTGTCCAGCCCTCCATGGAGGTGTCAAATGGGTTTATTCTGGTGAGCACTTTATTTTCTTAGACTTCGATTGAAACAAATTACTCACAGGTGTCGGGTCAGAGGTAGTGTCAGGATAATTTATCGTCATCCTCATGTAAaggtgcactttcacagacttcattcgtGGACACAAAAAGTGTTTATAAATGTGAATTGGACAGCAGTCTCAAGCTCCCAAAATGTTGATTTGCCAAAGAACCTTTCTCACCATGGAGTGTTCCCAAACACTACGTCCTGATTGGtcacacaggccatgtgacccttattctgctgtgttgccctggaAGGGACAATCACCATAGATACGCTCctaaataatggattctagcattttccctctgGCCGAGGTTCGGATAATTGGCATGTAATttcatctttctgtctccatactTTTTTGAATAATAGATTTACATTTGCAAACTTCCAGGCTGATGGGAGATTTTTATAATCTTGACAATTTTGGAAAAATTACTATCTCTGCAACCACTTATTTTAAGACCCTCGGTTGAAGTCTATCAGAACTAGAGGCTTGTCAGCATTTGCTTTTAAAGTTTTTCTCAGTACCCTTTTCCTGATATGAATTGATTTAAATTCCTCCCTTTTTCAACTTCTTGTTTTATAATTAATTCTGGGATGTTATTAGTGTCTTCTACaaagaagacagacacaaaacacCTATCCAGTGCTTCTTTCATTTCCATATTTCTCATTACTAATCACCAGACtcgcccaccccccacaaacacccACCTTAGCGAccattttccttttcaaatatctGCAGGAACTCTGAATgcttgtttttatatttctagctagcttactCTCTTATTACTTTTCCAGTCATTCTTTGTTTTACTTATATCTGTCCAATCCTCTGACCTGCCACTAATCTTAGCAAAATTATATGCGTTTTCGTTCAATTCCCTGCTATCTTTAACTTCCTCACTTCCATGGATGACAGGTCCTTCGCCTCAAATAATTCTTTTGAACTGGAATGCATCTTTGTTGAGTGCTGTGATATATCTTCTTACATGTCTGACACTGCAGCTCAACTCATCTATCCCTCAACCAAACGTTCCCAGTTCACGTTGCCCAGCTCTGTCTTCAAACCCTTGATTTAAATTTGAAACATCAGTCTTTGATCTACACCTTGCTTATTCAAAATGAGTGCAAAATTCAGTCATGTGTGATCACTGAAAATTATGAGTTAATTAATTAatcctgcctcattgcacattaTCTGGGGGCCCTGCCAAGCAAACTCAGCTGATcgcctctgattggccaagagCATTAAAGggggcagaatgtctgcctcagtTTCCTTGATCACAGGGAACATCGTTGTCCAGTTGATGGGCAGTAACCCCATCACCTACCTTCAATTCTATCCTATGGCTCtatgaaaggtgcaatataaatgcaagtctttctttcctttTATTCCACACTGCATTGTAATGTTGACAACATTAACATGCTCATCGTTGTCTGTGTTTGATTAGATCCTCTTACTGTAATTTTTCTTCAAATCTTCACTTCATTCCCAAATTGAACTCTCATTTTAATGTTTCTCCTCTTCCACTCTCTTTACCTCTCTTATATCTCCAAGCTAAATATTCCCAATTCCATTCGGAAAGCTGTGTTCAAACATTCTGGATCTTGATGCAGTTAACTGGAAGAGAAGCTGTGGTTCCAGGATCCTAATAGTCTTCATCTTTTCCTTCACAGGAGACATTATGACATCAACTGGCAATACAGGGATTTTCCGCATCCTGTTAATATCCATCATTATTTTGTGCTGTTTTTTAGCCATGTTGTTGCTGTATGTCCAACCAACTAACAACTGGATTTATACTCCATTGCAATCTGCCATATCGACACTCGGAGTGAAAAAGCCCCTTGTGAAAGTTATTGAAAAGAATGAAACTATTGTACTCATTTGGCTTTGGCCTTTTGGTCAGCCATTTGAGCTCAATTCTTGTGGATCTGAGTTCAACTGCCGTTTAACTGCGTATAGAAACCTCTATAACAAATCCGATGCTGTCCTTTTCCATCACCGAGACATGAGTGGAGACTTGTCCAATCTGCCCAAACAGCCTCGGCCAATATTTCAGAAATGGGTTTGGATGAACCTGGAGTCACCGACCCACTCTCCAAAAAAGAATGGACTCGACCATATCTTCAACGTGACCTTGACATATCGTCTTGAGTCAGATATTATAGGGTCTTATGCGTCTCTGATAATAAACAGAGTGCCATTAGATTTTAAATTACCTATGAAAAGCAAACTGGTGAGTTGGGTtgtaagccactggaacactaACCATGCCAGAGTGAAGTTCTACAATGAATTCCGCAAGTACATTAATATCAGCACTTACGGTCAAGCCTTTGGGAAACGTCTGGCCGATGACAACTTTTCGCCTACCATATCTAGTTCTAAATTCTACCTTGCCTTTCAGAATGCTATACATGAAGATTACATAACTAAGATGCTCTACAATGCTTTGCGTCTTGGTACCGTGCCTGTGGTCCTGGGGACATCTAGAAAAAACTATGAAAATCACATTCCCGGCGATTCTTTCATTCATGTGGATGATTTCCACTCAGCTAAAGAGCTTGCGGATTACCTGCACAAACTGGACGGGAATGAAGATTTGTACATGACCTACTTCAAATGGAGGAAACACTACTCAGTGAGGAATCAGTTTTCCTGGAGTGAACACGCATGTCACGTGTGTGAGCATGTAAAACGGTATCAAGAATATAGATCATGTTCCAATCtggagaaatggttttggggctgAACTCAAAATCACATCACTGGTAAATATCACGAATCATGAGCAATATCTATCAAATTCAATTGACTTCTTTCtccaaaataaaatatttttgattAACTCTTTTGTTTTACCAATAGTAACTCTACAACCTTACACCTTCCCTGGTGATGTGAGAATTCATGATGCTTCTGAAATTGCAGTAGTTGGATTCCGAGCATCAATTTCTCATCTTCAATTGACCTGTGCAGGAAAATAATGGCTTTCCAAGATCAATGATTTTATTTAGGAAACAAAATCATGCCGTCTTTCCCCTGCTATTTCTACTTGTAGAAACATTTTAGAAAAAGATAAACTTTATTAGAAATTATTGAGAAAGAGTCCTGAAACAGATTTTTCGCTGATCAGATATATTGAACTTACAGTGCCCTATTCGAGATAATCTTTCACTTGGAATTATCTGTGAAGGTAGTCTGAAACCACCATTCTGTATGGCTTCTCTATGAACCCATACAATAtcacctcaaaaaactccaaaGGGTTCACTTTAGACCCCCTCCTTCTCCTCAACTACATCTTCTCCTTTTGGAATATAAATGGAGATGCAGCAGAATTTTCTCCCTGATATGTGagcagaaatcatagaatttacagtgcagaaggagaccatttggcccatcgagtctgcaccggctctttgaaagggcaccctatccaagcccacactttcaccctaccccataacccagtgaccccacccaacactaagggacattttggatacaaaggacaatttagcatgggcaatccacctaacctgcacatctttggactgtgggaggaaaccggagtacccggaggaaacccacgcagacacagggagtacgtgcagactccgcacagtgacccaaggcaggaatcaaacctgggaccctggagcagtgaagcaattgtgctaaccactatgctaccaaacGCAGGTAGGAATTTGCATAGTTTTGTGCCACCAGCCAATGCCCTGATTTGTGGACACCATGCCCAATTTCAGGGTCTCCCCTCCGCAATGATATTCCAGCAACTGTGactgtttatttcagattttgtaAAGTTGCTGTGAGGGAGCCTCAAAATGGAAGCgcaatctctctctttctccctctctatccttcaTCTACGTGAAGACTGGACGATTGTAAGAAATTGGGTTATGAATatagtgggcaatttaagggttaaacacTGGCAGAGAGACTTTTTCAATCTGGAAGAGGAGGTCAGTGATGGGAGGAGCTAAGAGAGCTCAGGGACATTTTTTAAGAGCTGTGGGTGCAGAGGCACTGAGCAATATTGTGAGAAGCTGTGAAGAGAGACAGTGGCTGGAGAAAGGCTTTTGGAAGTGaggtctggggctggattctctgactttCAGGCCAAGTCCTGACACTGGCGTGAGAACGGTGCCGTTTTTCGCCCACAAATCTGGCGTAAACAGCCACCGATTATCCATCTGGCTGGGGGCGAGCaggaaggcagcatagagcacccggacCTAACTGCCGATACAGCGTGGATAATTGCCGGATCCATGGCCACGCAAGCGCACAGTGGCGATCTACAGTGGCCGCGCCGAGAAACATAGCGCTGGCCGCGCACAGCCCCTACCTGTAAAATTGTGTGCTCCCCTTTGGCCGGCTGTGTGACCCGCACCATCCCCCAACAGGGCCCCCAATCCCACCCAATATcctccctgcccgcggatcggcccttcaCCGACTGTGGCGGGCTGGAcggagtccacagccgccaggcCGAGTACCCAACAAAGGATAGCACACGTgactgacgccgtcgggaactcggttggTCAGTAGTGGAGCTTTATGGGGAGGGCCTAGAGTATGCCGCTTAGCGGCGCCACTCCCGATTTCATCGGTAACGTTGATATACCGGCCGATCGTCCCTGATCTCTGATCTGGCAACCCTTGCTTTTTTTGAGACCAAAAGTAGAGGCAGAAACGCAATGAGTTTGAGAAAAGAGAAGCTGAGTTCCCATCTGCCTGACTCTGAGTCCTTTTCCAAGTAAGATACCATTTTAAAAACAGATCAGTCTTCTCCGGAGACAAGGGAAAGACAAACAAATCAAGTGAAGCAGCCATTTGAAGAACTACAGATGGAGTAAGAAGGGATTCTCGCAATGTGCACTGTGAGACATGTATAACTTTAGGGCCTGCACGTTTAAGCTGTATTGTGAGCTGTATATGTGTGATCTTGCTGTTTGATGGGAAATTGAATTGTAATTTTAATAAAAAGAACGGATGGGTCTGAAGTTAAAAATGTTTAATATtgttattcataataaagttttgtttcaaaaataACTAACCATGGAATCAATCCTGGAGTGAATCGATCTTTTCACAgtcttttttctttaaatgttttattGGAAGCATTTTTAAATATGTACATAAGAAAGAAGAAAAACCAAAACCAACCGTGGCAACAGAAAATGGTCACAACATCCTTACACCCCTCCCaaaaatctcccctcactctccccgcTGCCACCCCGGTGcctacttgcccccccccccccccgccttttttAACTTTGAACCCAAACCCCTGACCAAAACAAACTGAAACCACCATCCTCTGGTGGCGCCTCAATACTCCGTAAAAGAGTCGATGaacgggcagcatgtggcgcagcggttagcactgggttTGCAGCGTTGAAgacgcgggttcaaatcccggccttgggtcactgtccgtgtggagtttgcacattctccccatgtctgcatgggtttcaccccaacaatccaaagatgtgcaggttaggtggattggtcacgctaaacttccccttaattggaaaatcaaatttgggactctaaattgtttttaaaaagaagtcgatgaatggcttccacctcgAGGTGAATCCCTCCTCTGCACCGCtgatggcgaacttgattttctctaagtCCAGGAACTTTGCCAAATTGCTAACCTATACCCCTGCACTCGGCGGCTCCAGGTCCCACCAGCTCAACAAAATCCGtccccgggctatcagggaggcaaaggccaacacattgaCCTCTCTCGCCACCTGCACTCCTGGATCGTCTGACActtcaaatattgccacctctgaacTCAGAGTTACTGTTACCCTCAAATCTTCTATATTATATCTGGGAATCCTTTTCAAACCTGGCCCTGCCCCCTCCTTCACAACCCCTGATGTGCCAAAAGCATGTGAACATTGTTCACCGGCCTCCcttcacaccacccacacctatcgtTTACCCCGGAAAGAACTGACTCATCCTGGACACAGTCATGCGTGCCCTCTTTGCCACTTTGAACTGGACGAGACTTAGTCTTGcgcacaacgaggatgcattaacGCTCCACAAACTATTACTCCATACTCCAGCCCCCAAAGCGCCACtcggctcttcctcccacttacgccTAGCCTCCTCCTCTCTGCATTCTCTCTCTTCAACAGCTTCCCATATATATCCGAGACCTTGTCC harbors:
- the LOC119967266 gene encoding 4-galactosyl-N-acetylglucosaminide 3-alpha-L-fucosyltransferase 9-like; the encoded protein is MTSTGNTGIFRILLISIIILCCFLAMLLLYVQPTNNWIYTPLQSAISTLGVKKPLVKVIEKNETIVLIWLWPFGQPFELNSCGSEFNCRLTAYRNLYNKSDAVLFHHRDMSGDLSNLPKQPRPIFQKWVWMNLESPTHSPKKNGLDHIFNVTLTYRLESDIIGSYASLIINRVPLDFKLPMKSKLVSWVVSHWNTNHARVKFYNEFRKYINISTYGQAFGKRLADDNFSPTISSSKFYLAFQNAIHEDYITKMLYNALRLGTVPVVLGTSRKNYENHIPGDSFIHVDDFHSAKELADYLHKLDGNEDLYMTYFKWRKHYSVRNQFSWSEHACHVCEHVKRYQEYRSCSNLEKWFWG